Part of the Sulfurovum sp. TSL6 genome, CTACCTTTCTGATGAATACTACTTTCAGATAATCTCCCTCTTTAAATTTTTCCATGACCCTGAAATCTTTGGGTAGAGAAAACGTATCTTCTATCTTGTACTTTCCCCCCAGCTCTTTAAATGCCTTGTCAATAAACTCTTTGAATTTCCCCATGTTCAAATTCGCATAATTCGTTGATGCAACGATCACCCCGTCCCTATTTGTTATCTGTATCGCCTCTTTAAGCAGTTTGACATAGTCTTTTGCCACAGAGAAGGTATGCTTTTTCGATCTGGCAAAACTAGGCGGATCCAGTACCACTACATCAAAGAGTATCTCTTTTTTGACTGCATATTTAAAGTAATGAAAGACATCTTCAACAATGATATCCTGTGCTTCTGGATCAATGCCGTTAATGATGAATTGTTCCTCTGTTTTACTGCGGCTTCTTTTCGCAAGATCCACACTGGTGGTCTTGGTTGCACCACCCAAGGCGGCAAAAACAGAAAATGCTCCTGTGTAAGAGAAAGTGTTGAGTACCGTTTTTCCTTTGGCATAACTATCACGAATCGTTTTTCTCACTTCTCTTTGGTCTAAAAAGACACCCACCATAGGTCCATCATCCAGATAGATGGCGAATTTTGCACCATTTTCTTTTACGATCAAAGGAAACTCACCTCTGCTACCACAGACAAAATCATCTGCATCATCAAGGTATTGACCTTTTGTATCAAATCTCTTTTTCTGATAGATACCCTTATACTCTACTTGAGACTTCAGTGCTTCCAGGATATCTTCTCTGAATGCATAAATACCCAGACTGTACCAGGTCACCAGGTAAAAGCCATCAAAATAATCTATCGTTAAACCACCTACGCCGTCACCTTCACCGTTAAAGACCCTGAAAGCAGTAGTGTTATTATCGTTGTAGTAACCTTTTCGGTATTGTATAGCCGCTTTTATTTTATTTCTAAAATACGAAACATCGATCTTTTCCTCTTTTTTAGAGGAGAGTACCCAGCCATACCCTTTGTTCTGTTGACCGTAATACCCTTTAGCGATAAACTTTTTTCTATCATCAAGCAGATGAACGATCATTCCTTCATCTTTTACTTTGCTCCAGTCCACTATAGAGTCTTTGGAGATTAAGGGATATCCGTTCCTGTAATTTTTGATATATTGTGGTTTAATGGTTAAGTCTATTGCATTATTCATATTCATCCTTGACAGCGTACTAACTCTACACCGACATACAATTATTTGTTCCACCGCAGAAGTGGTGTAACTTCCTTTATGACTTTAACTTTTCAGCCACTAGTTCATTCACCACTTGCGGGTTTGCTTTGCCCCCTGTGGCTTTGAGTACTTGTCCTACAAAGAAGCCTAATAATTTTGTATTTCCTGCTTTGAACTTTTCAACATTATCCGGATTTTTTGCAATCACTTCATCAATAATAGGTAAGATTTGTGAAGGGTCACTTATCTGTACAAGCCCTTTATCTTCAACGATCTGTGCCGGACTTTCTCCTGTTTTAGCCATCTCTTCAAATACTTGTTTGGCAATTTTACTTGAAATGGTCTCATCATCAACCATCTTAACAAGTTCACCTATTTGTCTTGCGCTAAATTTCAGCTCATCTGCTTGTTTCTCTTTGAACTCTCTGGCTACTTCATTGGCAACGATGTTAGCGATTGTTACAGGACTATTGTTTACAGATAGAGCCGCTTCATAAAATGATGAAAGTTGTTCATCTCTAGCTAAAATATCAGCAACCATGTCATTTAGTTTTAGCTCAGTAGTGTACTTATCAAACAGTGCTTGTTCAGCTTCACTCATAGGGGATACTTCACCATCTATTTGCACTTGTTTAGCTTGAGGTTTACGTTCACTCTTAGGTGATCCATCATCTGCTTTTTTCTTTTTAGTATAAGAGTCTTTAAGAGCGACAATTTTATTGAACACCGGTGTTTCATCCGTATAATCTATAGGATCGGCATAGAAATACCCCTGTCTTTCAAACTGGAATCTCTCATCAGGTTTCTCTGTGATGACCGCAGGCTCGATCAGCGCATTTTTGATCACTTTTAAAGAGTCTGGATTGATATCTTCCAACCCTTCAGGGGCTTCATCTTTAAAGAGTCTGTCATAGAGTCTTAGTTCTACTCTTTTAGCCTGGGTAGCATCTACCCATTGGATAGCACTTTTAACCTTGATACCACTGGTATCTGAACCACTTTTAGAATCACGGTGATACGCTGCTTTTATCTCTATGATAGTGCCGTCAGCATCTTTGATCACTTCCTTACAAGTGATGATATAAGCATGTCTAAGTCTGACCGGTTGCTCTGGTGTAAGACGGTAATAACCTTTTGGAGGGTTCTCCATAAAGTCATCACGCTCAATATAGATCTCTTTTGAAAAAGGTATCTTTCTTGAACCCTCTTTAGGTACATCATGTGGGTAGTATGGCGCATCAAGTGCTTCTGAACCCTCATAATTTTCAATGGTGACTTTAAGTGGGTCAAGTACACACATCACACGCGGTACTTTTGTATTGAGGTCATCTCTGATACAAAACTCGAGTTGAGAAACATCCACCGTTGAGTTTGCTTTAGCGATACCTATTTGATCACAGAAGTTTAGAATAGACTCTGGCGTATACCCTCTTCTTCTATATCCGGCAATTGTTGGCAATCTAGGGTCATCCCAGCCGCTAACCCTTCCTTCATTCACTAATTCTAAAAGCAATCTTTTACTCATCACCGTATAGTTGATAGCAAGCCTTGCAAACTCATGCTGATAAGGTCTTGGCGGTTTTAGCCCAAGCGTATCAAGTACCCAATCATAAATATCACGGTTATTTTCAAACTCCAGTGTACAGATAGAATGCGTAATGCCTTCAATATAGTCAGACAAGCAGTGACCAAAGTCATACATTGGGAAAATATGCCACGCATCGCCTGCTCTATAGTGGTGTGCGTGTCTGATACGATAGAGAAGCGGATCTCTCATTTTCATATTCGCTGCGGACATATCGATCTTGGCGCGCAGGACGTGTTCACCGTCTTTAAACTCACCGTTTTTCATTCTTTCAAAAAGGTCCAGGTTTTCTTCAACACTGCGATCGGCATATTGAGAGCGTTTTCCCGCTTCGGTGACCGTTCCTCGATATTCACGGATCTCATCTTCACTGAGGCTATCCACGTATGCCTTGCCCATTTTAATAAGTGTAACAGCATAATCGTAGAGTTCAGGAAAATAGTCAGAAGTAAAACGTACACTATTATCCCATTCAAATCCAAGCCACTGTACAGCATCTTTGAGTGCTTCAACATATTTCGTGTCTTCTGTAGTGGGGTTGGTATCATCCATTCTAAGGTTGCAGCGTCCCTGATAGTCACGTGCAATACCAAAATTTATAGCGATAGATTTGGCGTGTCCGATATGTGGGAAACCATTAGGCTCTGGAGGGAATCTTGTATGAACTTCTTTATACTTGCCTGATTCTAAGTCCGCTTCAACGATAGTACGTAAAAAATCTTTGCTCTCACTCATTATTATTAAACCTTTTGATTTTAAAGTTGTATTTTATCCAATTAGAGCTTATCACATCTTAGGTAAAGCGTATTGTCTTCATACTAAATGGCAGGTTGAGTCACGAGAAAAGTGCTTCAAAGTAAAAAGCATAGCAAAACCTATCGCTCTTTAACATACTTATAAATTAAACCCACTATAATAACACTCTTATAAAGTCACAACTTTTGGAGTCAGATAAATGCTTAGATTTGCCCCATCACCTACGGGTGATATGCATATAGAAAACCTTCGTGTAGCACTATTCAACTACATGACAGCCAGACAAAAAGATGTCAACTTCATCGT contains:
- a CDS encoding class I SAM-dependent rRNA methyltransferase — protein: MNNAIDLTIKPQYIKNYRNGYPLISKDSIVDWSKVKDEGMIVHLLDDRKKFIAKGYYGQQNKGYGWVLSSKKEEKIDVSYFRNKIKAAIQYRKGYYNDNNTTAFRVFNGEGDGVGGLTIDYFDGFYLVTWYSLGIYAFREDILEALKSQVEYKGIYQKKRFDTKGQYLDDADDFVCGSRGEFPLIVKENGAKFAIYLDDGPMVGVFLDQREVRKTIRDSYAKGKTVLNTFSYTGAFSVFAALGGATKTTSVDLAKRSRSKTEEQFIINGIDPEAQDIIVEDVFHYFKYAVKKEILFDVVVLDPPSFARSKKHTFSVAKDYVKLLKEAIQITNRDGVIVASTNYANLNMGKFKEFIDKAFKELGGKYKIEDTFSLPKDFRVMEKFKEGDYLKVVFIRKVV
- a CDS encoding glutamine--tRNA ligase/YqeY domain fusion protein, whose translation is MSESKDFLRTIVEADLESGKYKEVHTRFPPEPNGFPHIGHAKSIAINFGIARDYQGRCNLRMDDTNPTTEDTKYVEALKDAVQWLGFEWDNSVRFTSDYFPELYDYAVTLIKMGKAYVDSLSEDEIREYRGTVTEAGKRSQYADRSVEENLDLFERMKNGEFKDGEHVLRAKIDMSAANMKMRDPLLYRIRHAHHYRAGDAWHIFPMYDFGHCLSDYIEGITHSICTLEFENNRDIYDWVLDTLGLKPPRPYQHEFARLAINYTVMSKRLLLELVNEGRVSGWDDPRLPTIAGYRRRGYTPESILNFCDQIGIAKANSTVDVSQLEFCIRDDLNTKVPRVMCVLDPLKVTIENYEGSEALDAPYYPHDVPKEGSRKIPFSKEIYIERDDFMENPPKGYYRLTPEQPVRLRHAYIITCKEVIKDADGTIIEIKAAYHRDSKSGSDTSGIKVKSAIQWVDATQAKRVELRLYDRLFKDEAPEGLEDINPDSLKVIKNALIEPAVITEKPDERFQFERQGYFYADPIDYTDETPVFNKIVALKDSYTKKKKADDGSPKSERKPQAKQVQIDGEVSPMSEAEQALFDKYTTELKLNDMVADILARDEQLSSFYEAALSVNNSPVTIANIVANEVAREFKEKQADELKFSARQIGELVKMVDDETISSKIAKQVFEEMAKTGESPAQIVEDKGLVQISDPSQILPIIDEVIAKNPDNVEKFKAGNTKLLGFFVGQVLKATGGKANPQVVNELVAEKLKS